A genomic window from Sphingomonas taxi includes:
- a CDS encoding GNAT family N-acetyltransferase produces MPSLIVRQATIADLDTLVPLFDAYRQFYEQPSDLIGARSFLFDRFEHQQSIILLACEGSRAVGFVQLFPSFSSARLARTFILNDLFVSPDARGMGAARILLDGACEYGRNVGAARLSLSTAVTNTIAQSLYEKAGWTRDDKFYAYGIPLT; encoded by the coding sequence TTGCCGTCGTTGATTGTTCGCCAGGCCACCATTGCCGATCTGGACACACTGGTGCCGTTGTTCGACGCCTACCGCCAATTTTACGAGCAACCGTCCGACCTGATCGGCGCGCGATCGTTCCTGTTCGATCGCTTCGAACATCAGCAGTCCATCATCCTGCTGGCTTGTGAAGGAAGCCGGGCGGTTGGTTTCGTACAGCTATTTCCTTCTTTCTCGTCAGCAAGGCTCGCCCGCACGTTCATCCTCAATGACCTGTTCGTCTCCCCTGACGCGCGCGGTATGGGGGCGGCACGCATATTGCTGGACGGGGCATGTGAATATGGCCGGAACGTTGGCGCAGCGCGGCTTTCGCTCTCTACCGCCGTCACCAACACGATCGCCCAGTCGCTTTATGAAAAGGCCGGGTGGACACGCGACGACAAATTCTACGCTTATGGCATCCCGTTGACCTAA
- a CDS encoding glyoxalase superfamily protein — MADSAVAEISFGRVAPGICVRDIQAAQDFYARVLGFRKVFENGDPVGFMVMEKDRAEIHLSQKPDHKASTVNVMHMFVSDVAALYAICEVEGVRIIKGLADKAYGQRAFVFADPDGNRIDVGERRS; from the coding sequence ATGGCGGACTCCGCTGTGGCCGAGATCAGCTTCGGCCGTGTTGCGCCTGGCATCTGTGTCCGCGACATTCAGGCCGCGCAGGATTTTTATGCGCGTGTGCTGGGCTTCCGGAAGGTGTTTGAAAACGGCGATCCGGTTGGCTTCATGGTAATGGAAAAGGATCGCGCCGAAATCCATTTGAGCCAAAAGCCAGACCACAAAGCCTCAACCGTCAATGTCATGCATATGTTCGTCAGCGACGTGGCGGCGCTCTATGCCATCTGTGAGGTTGAAGGTGTGCGGATCATAAAGGGTCTTGCCGACAAGGCTTACGGACAACGTGCCTTCGTTTTCGCCGACCCGGATGGCAATCGGATCGATGTAGGCGAACGACGATCCTGA